The genomic DNA TGTTTGTGCCAACGGCGTAGCCGGTATTCGCATCAATGAAATCAACGGAATTCAAAGTTCCTACTGATACTGGGTGCGTCTGCCGAGCCCAGGTTGCACCTCCATCCGATGTCGAAAGAATTAAGGTGACAGTATTCAGGCCTGAAACCTCTTGACCGACAGCCCAACCGTTCATGGCATCAACAAAATCAACTGAAAGCAGTGATCCCGCGAGAATTGGCGATGGTAATGCAGGTAGCGGCTGTGAGACCCAGGCTCCAACACCTACTCCACCAGTTGTGGTTTTAATAATCGTTGGAACAGCTCCATCAGACCCAACTGCCCAACCTGTAGTTGTGTCTATAAAGTCGACATCATTCAGAACACCAACTACTCCTACAGGTGAAACATCAGTGAAGCTTCCTGCTCCGTCTGCGGATGAAAGAACGTACGCATTCCCAGCGTTGGTACCAACAAACCATCCATTACTTGAATCAACAAAATCGACAGCATTCAGAACACCACCAGCTGCACCAACGTTGTTACGCGTATCCCACATGTCTCCGCCAGTTGTTGTTCTCATCACGAGCGGGAATAATGATCCGACTTCCGACCCGATCGCAAACCCGACCATTGAATCAAGGAAATCAACATCGACAAGAGCTCCATCATCAGGAAATGTTTGAAGCGTCCAGCTTGCTCCGCCGTCTATCGTTCTGACAACGACTGGCAAGACATCCGGCATTAACGGATCACCGAATTCTCCAGTACCGACTGCCCAGCCATTCATGTTATCAACAAAATCAACAGCAGAATGAGTGCCGGTGTATGTTCCGGGAGTTGTCTGCTCCGACCAGGCGGGACCTGCTGAGATTTCGTTAAGAATTGCGGGACGGATGTTTAGAGAATCGCTCGCATCAGTGCCGACTGACCAGACAAATCCCGACGGAATCGCTGGCCGCTCATATCGAAAAACCGTCGAGTGTGAAATCGTTACGTCAGACAGATCTAAACCAAACGTTGCGAGCAAATTCGGTACATTGCCAGAAAAGGGAACACAAACGGTCACTCGAACGTGTTCATTTGTTAAAGGTAATCCTCCTCCTTGTGGCTCACAAACGCAGCCCGCCGGAGCCACAGCAGGATAGACCTGCACGGTATTCATGACTCCCGCGACATTGTGTTCCATGATGACCTGACATGATTCGCTTAAGCTGCCGTTGGCAAGTAGCTCATCGACTCGTTCTTTCAAAGACTCTCCAAATGGAGGTCCCGGCATCGCTGACTCATCATTGAAATTTTCCAGCCACGGATTCTCTGCCGATGTTCGACTTGATTCAGCAGCGAGCTTGACCCCGACTCGACTGGCGAACGAGACCTGCTGACTCACCTGAAAGAGAATCCCGAACTCGATAATTGCGAGCAGGCAGATGAACAAGATGGGCAAGACGAGTATCGTCTCTAAAACCACAACTCCTCTGCGTAGGCGAGAATGATACACAGATGGAAATTGGGAGTGATTGATAGTCGCGCTCTGGGAAATCACAATAATTCACACACCGACAAAGAAGGACAGATATCAGAAAACTCTAACCCGCTCGCATTGACCGGTATTAATGCGATTGTTACCGAATCGCAATGACGAATCAAGAGAAACTTAATACTAGAACCAGTTCGAAAACCTTTGGAATAGCCGCTTTCCTCATTGTTTGAGAGAGCAATTTCAAGTTTTAGGATCAGTTCTGGAGTAATTTCAATACTGAAGTTCCCCACTATCCGTGGGGAACTTCAGTCGCTACGTCACTGCCTTGAAGTACGTTTTGATTTTGGCTTCTTCTCGGGGGGGTGAGTTTTCACCGCCCATTTGTATTCATCTCTGAGGATGTACAAGCTCACGGGCGCAAGTATCAACACAATGAGGGTAATGTAGAAGAAGAAAGTCTCTTTCGAGGTTTTCCCGGGGGTTAAAGCAGCGTCTGCAGGATTCGAAGGATTGTAGTAAACTGTCACTGCCATCGGGTTTCTGACATCGTTAGTTCTCTTGAAACCGTAGCCCTTTCCAGCTGCTGTTCGGTACTCGGCACGATTGACATTAATTTTCTCTGCCTCAAAAAGCTTGCCATCGACTTCATAGCTGTAACGCACGGAAACAGTCTGTACTTTTTTTAATCCTTGACGTTTCACGAAAGTGTTCGATTTTGTGACCTCCACAGACGTGAGAAATCCGGGAACGCTGGGCCATGACTCCGAGGCTGTAGCCCGATAATGCCACCAGGAAGTCATAACTAACAAAAAGGGTGCGGCGACAGCACATGTCCATCCCAAGATTGTTATCGCCCAATAATTCAGAGGTGCAAGTTCGGCTCCAGGGTCATCATGCATTGATACTTTCCCTATTTCTACGAAATTGCTTGATGATGAACACCATGGCACCAATTTCAGAAAAGTCTCCCTGTCATTCATCAGGATGGAATGAGGATATCAAATGCTGTGGTCATCCACAAATATTGTCGATTCAGTCGCTACCCTACTTCGTTACTGGATGAGTACAAACGACATGACAAAACCAGTAGTGGGTTCCCCCGAAAGAAACAAGACGCCCCGCCAGCAAATCAAAGATCAACAAAGCCCCCCCCCGGACAAATCCAAACCGCACGAAAAATCAAACAAACCCAAAACGGTTAACGGCGTTGTGTGGCACGCTCAGACTGGAGCGTAGCGCAAGGATGGGCGTGGCGAATTTCGTGTAGACTCTCATTCTTCCATGGTTGGTAACGTTCTGTCTGTCCATTTGCAACGGGACGTCTTCTTCTCCTGCGTACCAGCGAGCACTCGACCATTCCCAATCAACTGCTGTCTCAGCTGGTCGGAGTTCGTCGATCGAAGGTATGACGAGGACGTAACCCACCAAATCGCTGTTCAAATTTTCTCCCCCCTGCGCCTCTGGTATGGGGGCAAATTCAAACAATCCGAGTAAGCCGTTCTGGTACCCCGCTGATCGTATCGGCGACGCTGTTTGCGAAAATACGCCTTGTCGTTATTTGAGTCGTGAACTCTCATTTGATTCGAGACCTTGTCGATGATTGAGTCTCTACTTCGTACTCGCCACGCCCATCACTCCACTCCGTTCCGTTCTGGGTCGTGCCACGCACCTGCTGCAGGCTGGGCGTGCCACACAATCCAACCGAAGAAGTCGGTCGGGCCACTCAGCGAGCGTTCTGTGAAGTCCTGCAAATGATCTTCATGGGTACAACAAGCATTGAAAATACTCTCAATCACACTGCCATGAGAAATGCCCAGTCGATTTCTCTGTCAGAAGTATAACCGGTTTCCATGCTTTGAAACCAATTCCGTTCGAGGATATCGAGTCTCTGTACGTCAAAATTCACGGCTCGTCAGGTGGAAAAGTCTGGCCTCTGCTTCATTCTGTTGTTTTCACATGTTCTTAATAAGTCCTTAATCGGGGTGAATAGAATCCCTCGCATCACGCAACGCAGCAGCGTTGTTCCGCTTGAATCTCGCTCCATTTTTATTGAGGAAACGATGCCTACCCATCATCCCAGTTCACCAACATCTCCTCGCCAAATGCCACGGAAAAAAGGTTTCACACTGATCGAGCTATTGGTGGTCATTGCGATCATAGCGATTTTAGTCGCGTTGCTTTTGCCTGCCGTTCAACAAGCCCGAGAAGCCGCCCGCAGAACTCAATGTAAAAACAATCTCAAACAGATCGGACTTGCCTTCCACAACTATCACGATGTTTACAAAATGTTCCCTGATGGAGGAAATGACGCCAGAGGGACAACTCCGGGGACCTTCGCTGGAAACTCATGCAACGACTGCTGTAACGCGAATAGTCGAGCACATTGGAACTGGATGTATCAGATCTTGCCACAGATTGAACAGTCAAATCTGTACAACGAACCCGACGACAATGTGATCTATCAAACAGGTGTCGCGACCTTCAACTGCCCTAGCCGAAGAGCACCGGGGGTGTATGGCTCTAGTGCTAAAGCTGACTACGCTGGAAATGCTGGTGATGCACTGACTGCGTATAACGGAGCGATGAATCGACGTGGTTGTAACACAGCTAGACCTGTCCGAATGGCCGACTTGCTAGACGGAACTTCCAACACGCTGCTTGTCGCGGAGAAACAAACAAATCCGCTCAACTTCGGTGGTTCCGGTGGGGATAATGAACCATGGGTCAACTCTGGTTGGGATCAGGATCAAGTTCGTGCCGGAGGTCCCGCGACTCATCCAATGTCGGATTATGATCATCCGGCCGAACCGCCAACTCACTGGAGTTCTCGATTTGGTTCAATTCACCCTGGTGTTTTCCAAGGGGTTCTCGGTGACGGCTCAGTACGCACGATGTCATTCAACTTGGACGCCGAAGTGTTCCGACGGGTTTGCGTCCGGAATGATGGAGAAGTGGTGAGCGACTTCTAGAGCAAGTTTCGAATTGGTGTACAGGTTCTGCCTCGTAGCTGTGAAGGGTCTCACTGATGAAACGCTTCATCACGGGCAAACGAGGCATTGAAAATACTCTCATGAAACTTTGATTGCTTATCGCATCACTTCGTCACCTGCGAAGTGGTACGGTAAGTACCTTTCCTAAATCCTTTTATTCTATCTCGATTCATGAAGAACAAATCCATTACAAGATTCACCCTGACATTCACCTTTGCTTTGGCGCTCTTTGCAGGATGTTCAGGAAGCTCAACCTCATCAGAGACAACACCAGAGGCTCAAATCGCTGAAGATGCTCGACAGGTTGAAAACGAAGAACGAGCCCAGCGAGAACTCGAAGCACAATGATAGATGAACTCGTCCTTCTGTATGCTCGAAAAACGATGACTCTGAAATTAACCGGAGCCAAGTAGCTCGGCGGACAGTGTTCAGCTTTCAATCTCGCACTCTGACAGTCGAGCATGCTTGGTTTGTCAGTTGCTTCTATAAATGAAAAAACGGCCTGGTCTCTCATTGAGACCGGGCCGTTTCTGTTCATTTTTTATTCAGCTTCTTTGATGACTTCAACACACCCTTTCAGCGCAAGCATTTCTAACCGATATCTACAGGCCGGTCTTGAGTTCGTAGAGATTTTATTTGACGAACTGCGGTGTCGTTTGTTATAAAAAAATTGTACACAGTGAGGTTCGGATC from Thalassoglobus polymorphus includes the following:
- a CDS encoding TadE/TadG family type IV pilus assembly protein produces the protein MISQSATINHSQFPSVYHSRLRRGVVVLETILVLPILFICLLAIIEFGILFQVSQQVSFASRVGVKLAAESSRTSAENPWLENFNDESAMPGPPFGESLKERVDELLANGSLSESCQVIMEHNVAGVMNTVQVYPAVAPAGCVCEPQGGGLPLTNEHVRVTVCVPFSGNVPNLLATFGLDLSDVTISHSTVFRYERPAIPSGFVWSVGTDASDSLNIRPAILNEISAGPAWSEQTTPGTYTGTHSAVDFVDNMNGWAVGTGEFGDPLMPDVLPVVVRTIDGGASWTLQTFPDDGALVDVDFLDSMVGFAIGSEVGSLFPLVMRTTTGGDMWDTRNNVGAAGGVLNAVDFVDSSNGWFVGTNAGNAYVLSSADGAGSFTDVSPVGVVGVLNDVDFIDTTTGWAVGSDGAVPTIIKTTTGGVGVGAWVSQPLPALPSPILAGSLLSVDFVDAMNGWAVGQEVSGLNTVTLILSTSDGGATWARQTHPVSVGTLNSVDFIDANTGYAVGTNNLSAPLVAPYILKTINGGASWEIQTPPTPLGTLLDVSYGPQADE
- a CDS encoding DUF3592 domain-containing protein, yielding MHDDPGAELAPLNYWAITILGWTCAVAAPFLLVMTSWWHYRATASESWPSVPGFLTSVEVTKSNTFVKRQGLKKVQTVSVRYSYEVDGKLFEAEKINVNRAEYRTAAGKGYGFKRTNDVRNPMAVTVYYNPSNPADAALTPGKTSKETFFFYITLIVLILAPVSLYILRDEYKWAVKTHPPEKKPKSKRTSRQ
- a CDS encoding DUF1559 domain-containing protein; its protein translation is MPTHHPSSPTSPRQMPRKKGFTLIELLVVIAIIAILVALLLPAVQQAREAARRTQCKNNLKQIGLAFHNYHDVYKMFPDGGNDARGTTPGTFAGNSCNDCCNANSRAHWNWMYQILPQIEQSNLYNEPDDNVIYQTGVATFNCPSRRAPGVYGSSAKADYAGNAGDALTAYNGAMNRRGCNTARPVRMADLLDGTSNTLLVAEKQTNPLNFGGSGGDNEPWVNSGWDQDQVRAGGPATHPMSDYDHPAEPPTHWSSRFGSIHPGVFQGVLGDGSVRTMSFNLDAEVFRRVCVRNDGEVVSDF